The following are from one region of the Roseobacter fucihabitans genome:
- a CDS encoding MBL fold metallo-hydrolase: MAKAFASQGDLSEKTITFDEIGKDLWAFTAEGDPNSGVIIGDESVMIIEAQATPRLAHKVIEKLRTVTDKPISHLVLTHYHAVRVLGASAYGADQIIMSDAARAMVLERGQEDWDSEFQRFPRLFEGHESIPGLTYPTTTFSDAMTVYLGTRRVDIKHIGRAHTSGDAIIHVPDENVMFTGDIVEDHSACYCGDGYFADWGTTLDRIAAYDVDAIAPGRGGALIGTDAVARAIASTRDFVHSTYAPAARVAAKGGSLKQAWDAVREACDPKFKDYAIYEHCLPFNVSRAYDEARGIAYPRIWTDQRDLEMWAALQG; encoded by the coding sequence ATGGCAAAAGCATTCGCATCCCAGGGCGATTTATCCGAGAAGACAATAACCTTTGACGAGATTGGTAAGGACCTCTGGGCTTTCACTGCTGAGGGGGATCCGAACTCTGGTGTGATCATCGGCGATGAGAGCGTGATGATTATCGAGGCGCAGGCCACCCCGCGCCTGGCTCATAAGGTCATCGAAAAACTCCGCACCGTCACCGACAAGCCAATCAGCCATCTTGTACTGACCCATTATCACGCGGTGCGCGTGCTGGGGGCATCGGCTTACGGTGCGGATCAGATCATCATGTCGGATGCAGCCCGCGCGATGGTACTGGAGCGCGGTCAGGAGGATTGGGACAGCGAATTCCAACGCTTCCCGCGCCTGTTTGAGGGCCACGAGAGCATTCCCGGCCTCACATATCCCACCACCACCTTCAGCGACGCCATGACGGTTTATCTCGGCACCCGCCGCGTGGATATCAAACACATCGGCCGCGCCCATACCTCCGGTGACGCGATCATCCACGTGCCTGATGAGAACGTGATGTTCACCGGCGATATCGTTGAGGATCACTCCGCCTGCTATTGCGGGGATGGGTATTTCGCCGATTGGGGGACAACGCTGGACCGGATCGCCGCCTATGATGTGGACGCCATTGCACCCGGACGGGGCGGCGCTTTGATCGGCACGGATGCGGTTGCGCGGGCCATCGCATCAACGCGCGACTTTGTGCACAGCACCTATGCGCCCGCCGCACGGGTGGCGGCAAAGGGCGGCTCGCTCAAGCAAGCATGGGATGCGGTGCGCGAGGCGTGTGATCCGAAATTCAAGGATTACGCCATCTATGAGCATTGCCTGCCCTTCAACGTCTCGCGCGCCTATGACGAGGCCCGCGGGATTGCGTATCCGCGCATCTGGACAGATCAGCGCGATCTTGAAATGTGGGCGGCCCTGCAAGGGTGA
- a CDS encoding carboxyl transferase domain-containing protein codes for MAVLTSAISPNSESFRFNQAAHRAAMAPIRAAAERSLEGGGEKARERHLSRGKILPRERVARLLDPGAPFLEVGMFAAHGMYENASPSAGVVAGIGRVEGREVMVICNDATVKGGTYFPMTVKKHLRAQEIAEQNHLPCIYLVDSGGANLPNQDEVFPDRDHFGRIFFNQANMSAKGIAQIAVVMGSCTAGGAYVPAMSDVTIIVRDQGTIFLAGPPLVKAATGEIVSAEDLGGGDVHTRLSGVADYLANDDQHALALARQAVANLNLQKPSPLEMRSVEAPLYDPDEILGVVPADLKTPYDAREVIARIVDGSRFDEFKARYGTTLICGFAHIMGMPVGIIANNGVIFSEAAVKGAHFVELCSQRQIPLVFLQNITGFMVGRAYENRGIAKDGAKLVTAVATTKVPKVTMLIGGSFGAGNYGMCGRAYSPRLLWTWPNSRISVMGGAQAAGVLASVRRDAIERRGETWSAAEEAAFKQPTIDQFEEQAHPLYASARLWDDGVIDPRKTREVLALSLSAALNAPIEETRFGVFRM; via the coding sequence ATGGCGGTTCTGACCTCCGCGATCTCGCCGAACTCCGAGAGCTTTCGTTTCAATCAAGCCGCTCATCGTGCGGCGATGGCTCCGATCCGGGCCGCGGCGGAGCGATCCCTTGAGGGGGGCGGAGAGAAGGCGCGCGAACGCCATCTGAGCCGCGGCAAGATCCTGCCCCGCGAACGCGTTGCGCGATTGCTCGATCCGGGCGCACCGTTTCTGGAAGTCGGTATGTTTGCGGCTCACGGGATGTATGAAAACGCCAGCCCCTCGGCGGGTGTCGTTGCCGGTATCGGCCGGGTGGAGGGCCGCGAGGTGATGGTCATCTGCAATGATGCGACGGTCAAGGGCGGTACTTATTTTCCGATGACGGTCAAGAAACACCTGCGCGCACAGGAGATCGCCGAGCAGAACCATTTGCCCTGCATTTATCTGGTGGATTCGGGTGGGGCCAACCTGCCCAATCAGGATGAGGTCTTTCCCGACCGCGATCATTTCGGGCGTATCTTTTTCAATCAGGCGAATATGTCGGCCAAGGGCATCGCCCAGATCGCGGTGGTCATGGGTTCCTGCACCGCCGGGGGGGCTTACGTGCCGGCGATGTCGGATGTGACCATCATCGTGCGCGATCAGGGCACGATCTTTCTGGCCGGCCCGCCGCTGGTCAAGGCGGCGACGGGCGAGATCGTGAGCGCCGAAGATTTGGGCGGGGGGGATGTTCACACGCGGTTGTCGGGTGTGGCGGATTATCTGGCCAATGATGATCAACATGCGCTGGCTCTGGCGCGACAGGCGGTTGCGAACCTGAATCTGCAAAAACCAAGCCCGCTTGAGATGCGTTCCGTTGAGGCACCGCTTTATGATCCCGACGAAATCCTCGGCGTGGTACCGGCGGATTTGAAAACCCCTTATGATGCCCGCGAGGTCATTGCGCGCATAGTGGATGGCTCGCGGTTTGATGAATTCAAGGCGCGCTATGGCACGACGCTGATTTGTGGTTTTGCCCACATCATGGGGATGCCCGTCGGGATCATCGCCAATAACGGTGTGATCTTTTCCGAGGCGGCGGTGAAGGGCGCGCATTTTGTGGAGCTTTGTTCGCAACGCCAAATCCCGCTCGTGTTCTTGCAGAACATCACCGGCTTCATGGTCGGGCGGGCCTATGAAAACCGTGGGATCGCCAAGGACGGGGCCAAACTGGTGACGGCCGTGGCCACCACCAAGGTGCCCAAGGTTACCATGCTGATCGGGGGGTCTTTTGGGGCGGGAAATTACGGTATGTGCGGGCGCGCCTACAGCCCCCGGTTGCTGTGGACCTGGCCCAACAGCCGCATTTCGGTGATGGGTGGCGCGCAGGCGGCGGGCGTTCTGGCCAGCGTGCGGCGCGACGCGATTGAGCGCAGGGGCGAGACATGGTCCGCCGCCGAGGAGGCCGCGTTCAAGCAACCCACCATCGATCAGTTCGAAGAGCAGGCCCATCCGCTTTATGCCTCCGCGCGGCTTTGGGATGACGGCGTCATTGATCCGCGCAAAACCCGCGAGGTGCTCGCGCTCAGCCTCTCTGCGGCCCTGAATGCGCCAATTGAAGAGACACGTTTCGGCGTGTTCCGGATGTAG
- a CDS encoding acetyl/propionyl/methylcrotonyl-CoA carboxylase subunit alpha, whose translation MFHKILIANRGEIACRVISTARRLGIKTVAVYSDADAHAKHVAMADEAVQIGPAPVAESYLKGARIIKAALQTGAQAIHPGYGFLSENPDFVRAVEAAGLIFIGPSASAIKAMGLKDAAKSLMLEAGVPVVPGYHGENQDPDFLADEADKIGYPVLIKARAGGGGKGMRLVEKPAAFKSALQGAQREGQASFGDPVCLIEKFVSHPRHIEIQVFGDAHGNAISLFERDCSLQRRHQKVIEEAPAPDMPQKIRDAMGKAAVEAAKTIGYSGAGTVEFIVDGSGPLREDGFWFMEMNTRLQVEHPVSEAITGLDFVELQLRVASGEPLPVTQDDLSIDGWAFEARVYAEDVPKGFLPATGRLDHLSFPEAAEFSRGAIRIDSGVRQGDDICPWYDPMIAKVIVHGPTRGAALNMLSAALAQCHVAGSVTNLEFLGALSRHAGFARGEVDTGLIGRDLDALSAQAAAEPYVLALAALGGLGLLGPAKTEGPWDQLMGWRHWDDAQHFSALGADEDRLEQRVTMRDQGHFQVDGNGHSVTLEVSALGATSYRVLCDGAVFSADVVVLPERVWVFVEGRSFNFSLPDALADAQSDQTGGDCIIAPMPGLVKVVSATIGMTVAQGDPLLILEAMKMEHTLTAPRDGVIAEVLSSVGEQVTDGTVLLTLEPQDD comes from the coding sequence GTGTTTCATAAAATCCTGATTGCCAATCGCGGTGAGATCGCCTGCCGTGTCATCAGCACGGCGCGCCGGTTGGGCATAAAGACGGTCGCGGTTTATTCGGATGCGGACGCGCATGCAAAACATGTGGCGATGGCGGATGAGGCGGTCCAGATCGGTCCCGCGCCGGTGGCTGAGAGTTACCTCAAGGGAGCGCGGATCATCAAGGCGGCCTTGCAAACGGGCGCGCAGGCGATCCATCCCGGATATGGGTTTCTGTCGGAAAATCCCGATTTCGTACGGGCGGTGGAAGCGGCGGGTCTCATCTTCATCGGCCCATCCGCCAGTGCGATCAAGGCGATGGGGCTGAAGGATGCGGCGAAATCCTTGATGCTTGAGGCCGGGGTTCCGGTTGTGCCGGGCTATCACGGCGAAAACCAGGACCCGGATTTTCTGGCGGATGAAGCCGATAAGATCGGCTACCCCGTCCTGATCAAGGCCCGCGCGGGGGGCGGTGGCAAGGGCATGCGTCTGGTCGAAAAGCCCGCCGCGTTCAAATCGGCGCTGCAGGGCGCGCAGCGCGAGGGGCAGGCCAGTTTCGGCGATCCCGTCTGCCTGATTGAGAAATTCGTGAGCCACCCCCGCCACATCGAAATCCAGGTCTTTGGCGATGCGCATGGCAACGCCATTTCCCTGTTCGAACGGGACTGTTCGCTTCAGCGGCGCCACCAGAAGGTCATCGAGGAGGCCCCGGCCCCGGACATGCCGCAAAAAATCCGCGACGCCATGGGCAAGGCCGCCGTGGAAGCCGCCAAGACCATTGGATATTCGGGCGCAGGCACGGTCGAATTCATCGTGGATGGCTCGGGTCCTTTGCGAGAAGACGGATTTTGGTTCATGGAAATGAACACCCGGTTGCAGGTCGAACACCCGGTTTCCGAAGCCATTACGGGGCTTGATTTCGTTGAGCTGCAATTGCGTGTGGCCTCTGGTGAGCCATTGCCCGTCACGCAGGATGATTTGTCAATTGACGGTTGGGCCTTTGAAGCAAGGGTCTACGCGGAGGATGTGCCCAAGGGGTTCCTGCCCGCCACGGGGAGGCTGGATCATTTGTCCTTCCCGGAGGCTGCTGAATTTTCGCGCGGGGCCATCCGCATCGATAGCGGGGTCCGGCAGGGTGATGACATCTGCCCCTGGTATGATCCGATGATCGCCAAGGTGATTGTGCACGGGCCGACGCGCGGCGCGGCCCTCAATATGCTCAGTGCGGCGCTGGCGCAGTGCCATGTCGCGGGGTCCGTCACCAACCTTGAATTTCTGGGCGCGCTGTCCCGGCACGCGGGTTTCGCCAGGGGAGAGGTCGACACTGGCCTGATCGGGCGTGATCTCGATGCGCTGAGCGCGCAGGCCGCGGCGGAGCCTTACGTGCTGGCGCTGGCGGCATTGGGCGGCTTGGGTTTGCTCGGACCTGCGAAAACCGAGGGCCCTTGGGACCAGCTTATGGGCTGGCGACACTGGGACGATGCGCAGCATTTCAGTGCTCTGGGCGCAGATGAGGATCGCCTGGAGCAGCGCGTGACGATGCGCGATCAGGGGCATTTCCAAGTCGATGGAAACGGGCACTCCGTCACCCTGGAGGTGTCCGCACTGGGCGCAACATCCTACCGTGTTCTCTGCGATGGTGCGGTGTTTTCCGCCGATGTGGTAGTTTTACCCGAAAGGGTCTGGGTCTTTGTGGAGGGGCGCAGTTTCAATTTCAGCCTGCCGGACGCCTTAGCGGATGCGCAAAGTGATCAGACGGGCGGAGATTGCATTATCGCACCGATGCCCGGTCTGGTGAAGGTTGTGTCGGCAACAATCGGGATGACGGTTGCACAGGGTGATCCGCTCTTGATTCTGGAAGCGATGAAGATGGAGCATACGCTCACCGCGCCCCGCGATGGCGTGATCGCTGAAGTGCTGTCGTCAGTCGGCGAGCAGGTCACGGATGGCACTGTCTTGCTGACCCTGGAACCTCAAGATGACTGA
- a CDS encoding crotonase/enoyl-CoA hydratase family protein: MSYETLDIKLDDRGVAYATLNVPDKRNALSSQMIAELTDMALSLGAQTATRAIVLCGAGKVFCAGGDLNWMKAQIDADRETRMREARKLAEMLNALNVMPTPLIGRIHGGAFGGGVGMACVCDVAIADQATKFGLTETRLGLIPATIGPYVLARMGEGNARRVFMSARIFEADEAAELGIIARAVPGDILDEQIEAEVAPYLRVAPQAVGAAKALARALGPRIDAEIINETIRRLADTWEGEEAAHGIETFLKKSSARWT, from the coding sequence ATGAGCTATGAAACACTCGATATCAAACTGGATGACCGGGGGGTGGCTTATGCAACGCTGAACGTGCCCGATAAGCGCAATGCATTATCGTCCCAGATGATCGCCGAGCTGACGGATATGGCCCTGAGCCTTGGCGCACAGACTGCAACGCGCGCCATCGTCCTGTGCGGGGCGGGTAAGGTTTTCTGTGCCGGTGGCGATCTGAACTGGATGAAGGCGCAAATTGACGCTGACCGTGAAACCCGAATGCGCGAAGCCCGCAAGCTGGCCGAAATGCTCAACGCGCTCAATGTCATGCCAACGCCGTTGATCGGGCGTATTCACGGCGGCGCATTTGGGGGTGGGGTGGGCATGGCTTGCGTGTGCGACGTCGCAATTGCCGATCAGGCCACCAAGTTCGGGTTGACCGAAACGCGGCTGGGGTTGATCCCGGCAACAATCGGTCCCTATGTTTTGGCCAGAATGGGGGAGGGCAACGCAAGGCGGGTGTTCATGTCCGCCCGCATTTTTGAGGCCGATGAAGCGGCGGAACTTGGCATCATTGCGCGCGCTGTGCCGGGCGACATTCTGGATGAGCAGATCGAAGCCGAAGTCGCGCCCTATCTGAGGGTTGCCCCGCAGGCAGTGGGGGCTGCAAAGGCATTGGCCCGCGCGCTGGGACCGCGCATTGACGCGGAGATCATCAATGAAACGATCCGGCGTCTTGCAGACACATGGGAGGGTGAGGAAGCCGCGCATGGGATCGAAACGTTTCTGAAAAAAAGTTCTGCTCGCTGGACTTAG
- a CDS encoding SLC13 family permease: protein MSLIDLSPTLTALLTLSVVAIMFILFVRESYPTEVVAIMGAALMLLLGVLPYDDALAVLSNPAPWTIAAMFMVMGALVRTGALEVLTQIAERYAKTHPKSAVAGVILCVMGASAIMNNTPVVVVMIPVVVQLSQTLGAKASKFLIPLSYAAIMGGSLTLIGTSTNLLVDGVARGQGLEPFTIFEIMPIGLVVCVWGLLYMSIFAPRLLPDRDSMANMLSNRSKMKFFTEAVIPPESNLVGRDVLSVQLFKREGVRLIDVIRGDASLRRNLKDVALQVGDRVVLRTQMTELLSLQATKELKRVDQVSAVETSTVEVLITPGCRMVGRLLGAMRLRRRYGVYPLAVHRRNQNIGRQLDELVVKVGDTLLLEGAPEDIQRLAADMDMVDVSQPSARAFRRSHAPIAILALAGIVILAAFNVAPILLLAVLAVALVLVTGCIDADEAFSFVDGRLLALIFAMLAVGAALQHSGAVALIVDAVSPSLMNMPPTVVVLVVFVMTSTFTEVVSNNAVAVIMTPLAIGLGTALGLDPRPLVVAVMIAASCAFATPIGYQTNTLVYGPGGYRFTDFMRIGIPLNISMALIVSLIIPLIWPL from the coding sequence ATCTCTCTCATTGACCTGTCACCTACGCTCACCGCCCTCCTGACTTTGAGTGTGGTGGCCATTATGTTCATCCTCTTTGTGCGCGAATCCTATCCGACCGAAGTAGTGGCCATTATGGGGGCCGCCCTGATGTTGTTGCTCGGCGTTTTGCCCTATGATGACGCGCTGGCTGTGCTGTCCAATCCCGCGCCCTGGACCATTGCGGCCATGTTCATGGTGATGGGCGCGCTGGTGCGCACTGGCGCGCTCGAAGTCTTGACGCAGATCGCGGAACGCTATGCAAAAACCCATCCGAAATCGGCGGTCGCAGGCGTCATTCTTTGTGTCATGGGGGCCTCGGCCATCATGAACAACACACCCGTGGTGGTGGTGATGATCCCGGTGGTGGTGCAATTGAGCCAGACCCTGGGCGCAAAGGCCTCCAAATTCCTGATCCCGCTGAGTTATGCGGCGATCATGGGCGGCTCGCTGACGCTGATCGGGACCTCGACAAACCTGCTGGTGGATGGGGTTGCGCGCGGACAGGGGCTGGAACCTTTCACCATCTTCGAGATCATGCCCATCGGTCTGGTGGTCTGCGTCTGGGGCCTTTTGTATATGTCCATCTTTGCGCCGCGCCTGCTGCCGGATCGCGACAGCATGGCCAATATGCTCTCGAACCGCTCCAAGATGAAGTTCTTTACCGAGGCGGTGATCCCCCCCGAAAGCAACCTGGTCGGTCGCGACGTTCTTTCTGTGCAGCTGTTCAAACGCGAAGGCGTGCGGCTCATTGACGTGATCCGGGGCGATGCCTCGCTGCGGCGCAATCTCAAGGACGTGGCCCTTCAGGTCGGGGATCGCGTGGTGCTGCGCACGCAGATGACGGAACTGCTAAGCCTTCAGGCCACCAAAGAGCTCAAACGTGTGGATCAGGTTTCCGCCGTGGAAACCTCGACCGTGGAGGTGCTGATCACACCGGGTTGCCGCATGGTCGGGCGCTTATTGGGCGCGATGCGGTTGCGCCGCCGCTATGGCGTCTATCCGCTGGCCGTGCACCGGCGGAACCAGAACATCGGGCGGCAATTGGATGAGCTGGTGGTAAAAGTCGGCGATACCCTGCTGCTGGAAGGCGCACCGGAGGATATTCAACGGTTGGCGGCGGATATGGATATGGTCGATGTTTCCCAACCCTCCGCGCGCGCGTTTCGCCGCAGCCACGCGCCCATCGCGATCCTGGCGCTTGCAGGCATTGTCATTCTGGCCGCGTTCAACGTCGCCCCCATTTTGCTGCTGGCAGTTCTGGCGGTGGCGTTGGTGCTGGTCACGGGCTGCATTGACGCGGATGAGGCGTTTTCCTTTGTGGACGGACGCCTCCTGGCGCTGATCTTCGCGATGCTGGCGGTGGGGGCCGCCCTGCAACATTCCGGCGCGGTTGCGTTGATCGTGGATGCGGTATCGCCCAGTTTGATGAACATGCCACCCACGGTTGTCGTGCTGGTCGTCTTCGTGATGACCTCGACCTTTACGGAGGTGGTCTCCAACAACGCCGTGGCCGTCATCATGACACCGCTGGCCATCGGCCTTGGTACAGCACTTGGGCTTGATCCGCGCCCGCTCGTGGTGGCCGTGATGATCGCAGCCTCCTGCGCCTTTGCCACGCCCATCGGCTATCAGACCAACACGCTGGTTTATGGTCCGGGCGGATATCGGTTCACCGATTTCATGCGCATCGGCATCCCGCTCAACATCAGCATGGCATTGATTGTATCGCTAATCATCCCGCTGATCTGGCCGCTTTGA
- a CDS encoding FAD-dependent oxidoreductase: protein MVDVRYDIAFRLYPYEKVAAQSRPAQRHPVVIVGGGPIGMATALDLGLKGTPVLVLDDHEGVGQGSRAICFAKRTLEIADRLGAGDAMVAKGVTWNLGKVFHGHEKVFEFDMQPEEGHKRPAFINLQQPHFEKCLVDAIRAAQAAGAPIEIRGRNAVTGMHQKHGHVLLDIDTPDGPYQIEADWLIACDGAGSPIRAMMDLSFEGRVFEDNFLIADVKMTADFPAERWFWFQPPFKNCGASALLHKQPDDIWRIDFQLGWDIDREKELKPESIRARVDAMLGPDVAYELEWTSIYTFQCRRMKDFRHGRVIFAGDSAHQVSPFGARGANSGVQDADNLAWKLDLVVKGLAPEALLDSYSQERGYGADENIRNSTRSTDFLTPKSEISKVFRDAVLELARTHAFARPLVNSGRLSVPCVYDGLSLNGPDDPALPELTRPGAACVDAPLGDGFLLNKLAGVFTVLAINTAAPAIAEVDGIPLQKLEISTQNDDPKGAVSARYLGGATQAVYLIRPDQHVSGRWQSVAEHQIRSALRRSVGRDL, encoded by the coding sequence ATGGTTGATGTAAGGTATGATATCGCGTTCCGGCTCTACCCTTATGAAAAGGTGGCAGCCCAATCACGACCGGCGCAGCGCCATCCGGTTGTGATCGTCGGCGGTGGTCCGATTGGCATGGCAACGGCGCTTGATCTGGGCCTGAAGGGCACGCCGGTGCTTGTGCTGGATGATCATGAAGGCGTCGGGCAGGGCAGTCGCGCAATTTGCTTTGCAAAACGCACGCTTGAGATTGCCGACCGGTTGGGGGCGGGCGATGCGATGGTCGCCAAGGGCGTTACCTGGAACCTGGGTAAAGTTTTTCATGGTCATGAAAAAGTCTTTGAGTTCGATATGCAACCTGAGGAGGGCCACAAGCGGCCTGCCTTCATCAACCTGCAACAGCCCCATTTTGAGAAATGCCTGGTCGACGCCATCCGCGCCGCACAGGCGGCAGGAGCCCCCATCGAAATCCGTGGCCGCAATGCCGTGACGGGGATGCACCAGAAGCACGGCCATGTATTGTTGGACATTGATACGCCCGACGGTCCTTATCAGATCGAAGCCGATTGGCTCATCGCCTGTGATGGGGCGGGCTCGCCGATCCGTGCCATGATGGATCTGAGCTTTGAGGGGCGGGTGTTTGAGGATAATTTCCTGATCGCGGATGTGAAGATGACGGCGGATTTTCCAGCGGAGCGCTGGTTCTGGTTTCAACCGCCCTTCAAGAACTGCGGTGCCTCTGCCTTGCTGCACAAACAGCCCGATGACATCTGGCGCATCGATTTCCAATTGGGCTGGGATATCGACCGGGAAAAGGAGTTGAAACCCGAAAGCATCCGCGCGCGTGTTGATGCCATGCTGGGTCCGGATGTGGCATATGAACTGGAGTGGACGTCCATCTACACTTTCCAGTGTCGCCGGATGAAAGATTTCCGCCACGGCCGCGTCATTTTTGCTGGTGACAGCGCCCATCAGGTCTCGCCGTTTGGTGCGCGCGGGGCCAATTCCGGGGTTCAGGATGCGGATAACCTTGCCTGGAAACTCGACCTGGTGGTCAAGGGGCTGGCACCGGAAGCCCTGCTGGATAGCTATTCACAGGAACGCGGGTACGGGGCCGACGAAAATATTCGCAATTCGACCCGTTCCACGGATTTCCTGACGCCCAAGAGCGAGATCAGCAAGGTTTTTCGAGATGCGGTACTGGAACTTGCCCGGACCCATGCTTTCGCCCGCCCGCTCGTCAATTCGGGGCGTCTGTCCGTGCCTTGCGTCTATGACGGCTTGTCGCTGAACGGTCCTGATGATCCGGCCCTGCCTGAGCTGACGCGCCCCGGTGCCGCTTGCGTTGATGCGCCGCTTGGCGATGGGTTTTTACTAAATAAACTGGCCGGGGTTTTCACCGTGCTTGCGATCAACACCGCCGCCCCTGCGATCGCAGAGGTCGATGGCATACCCCTCCAGAAGTTGGAAATATCCACTCAAAATGATGATCCAAAAGGGGCGGTTTCGGCCCGTTATCTGGGGGGTGCCACACAGGCCGTCTATTTGATCCGGCCGGATCAGCATGTCTCGGGCCGCT
- a CDS encoding acyl-CoA dehydrogenase family protein, translated as MFTGSMNFDLGEDVNALRDMVHRWAQDRVKPLASDVDQKNAFPHELWEEMGELGLLGITVPEADGGAGMGYLAHVVAIEEIARASASVSLSYGAHSNLCVNQIKINGNAAQKAKYLPDLLSGKSVGALAMSESGAGSDVVGMQLRAEKRNDRFVLNGSKYWITNGGEATTAVVYAKTDPEAGSKGITAFVIEKSMPGFSQSPHFDKLGMRGSNTVELVFEDVEVPYENILGDEGKGVAVLMSGLDYERVVLSGIGLGIMASCLDEIMPYMVERKQFGKSIGTFQLMQGKIADMYTKMNSARAYVYEVAKACDRGEVTRQDAAACVLYASEEAMVVAHQAVQAMGGAGFMNDTPVSRIFRDAKLMEIGAGTSEIRRMLIGRELMGAMV; from the coding sequence ATGTTTACAGGATCGATGAATTTTGACCTTGGCGAGGATGTGAATGCGCTGCGCGATATGGTGCACCGCTGGGCGCAGGACCGGGTCAAACCACTGGCATCAGATGTTGATCAGAAGAACGCGTTTCCCCATGAATTATGGGAGGAAATGGGTGAATTGGGGCTTTTGGGCATCACGGTTCCGGAGGCGGATGGGGGTGCCGGGATGGGGTATCTGGCCCATGTTGTGGCGATTGAGGAGATCGCGCGCGCCAGTGCCAGTGTTTCGTTGTCCTACGGCGCGCATTCCAATCTCTGCGTCAACCAGATCAAGATCAATGGCAATGCCGCGCAGAAGGCGAAATACCTGCCTGATTTGCTGTCGGGAAAAAGCGTTGGCGCTCTGGCGATGTCGGAATCGGGTGCGGGCTCGGATGTCGTAGGCATGCAGCTGCGGGCTGAAAAGCGGAATGATCGCTTCGTGCTGAATGGCAGTAAATACTGGATCACAAATGGCGGTGAGGCCACCACGGCGGTTGTTTATGCCAAGACCGACCCGGAGGCGGGCTCAAAGGGCATCACCGCGTTTGTGATCGAAAAATCCATGCCGGGGTTCAGCCAGTCGCCGCATTTTGACAAGCTGGGGATGCGGGGTTCCAACACGGTCGAGCTGGTCTTTGAGGACGTTGAAGTGCCTTATGAGAACATCCTGGGTGATGAGGGCAAGGGGGTGGCTGTGTTGATGTCCGGCCTCGATTATGAACGCGTCGTGTTATCCGGGATCGGGCTTGGCATCATGGCCTCCTGCCTTGATGAAATCATGCCCTATATGGTCGAACGCAAGCAGTTCGGGAAATCGATCGGGACTTTCCAGCTGATGCAGGGCAAGATCGCGGATATGTATACCAAAATGAATTCCGCGCGCGCCTATGTCTATGAGGTCGCAAAGGCTTGTGATCGGGGCGAGGTCACGCGTCAGGATGCGGCGGCTTGCGTGTTATATGCCTCCGAGGAGGCGATGGTCGTTGCGCATCAGGCGGTGCAGGCCATGGGCGGTGCGGGCTTCATGAATGACACCCCCGTTAGCCGCATTTTCCGGGATGCCAAGCTGATGGAAATCGGTGCGGGCACCTCCGAAATCCGTCGGATGCTGATTGGCCGCGAGTTGATGGGGGCGATGGTCTGA